From one Candidatus Thermoplasmatota archaeon genomic stretch:
- a CDS encoding FtsX-like permease family protein yields MNGLGQLLILVLVSLAVIGVLAARRKTLAKMSMRNIVRKKRYTILVVSGLLVSTAMISGSLVVADTLDYIIKQDTFDSTGNVDEVVSILDDAGRYTYFNQSVAYDLISLVDSGSMRYVDGAAPAIREGVTVINPTTGASAPTGMIFGFNPDHHLDTLLKADGSQISGTDISGGMAVINKEMADKIEAVVGDTVLVIQQSGIPTQLRVSAVAKDTGMALWRGTETLFVDISFAQSLYSQPGLINSLDVSNKGGIESGYKVADQAIQELREKLPSGYDFDFWAIKADGIKAAQQTSDQVSQIFIIMSSFAIIAGVALIINIFVMLAEERKPEMGISRAIGMQRRDLTQSFMFEGVVYALLASVVGAFAGLAVASLMIVLFSSVFTGSGMTWSLHFTWASLVVAACAGFLITLLTVAVASWRVSKLNIVRAIRDIPEPMLTKSEKRYIVPGIVLAVLGLLMTLQGAASLQVAWTTLGPCLMALGGAMVSLRFVGPRVPFSIVGAFMIYWQTDPFDINGRLFGNLSGGIEMFIVSGLVLVTGGVLLAMFNSDLMLAGLVAFFGRRKSLLPVFRTAISYPMNKKFRTALSLFIFSLIMFTVVVIAMIASFQRESVDTIAQKYSGGFEIIGFSMRNIRVENVTAGMVSVNDALGENAVKNIETATTAPIDLMKIGDNESNPSTLIGFSDSMLSAGDFSLQKRAEGYATDADVWKAISSDPTLAVMDGSVVSQIYGPQYGTFFVDVGDQISVEFQNGNSTRVTVVGIMDQIFLQGVFTSATYVVSGAVHVDTNIFYVATSLSSSLTDADVAKQLEKQFVEYGFMTFVIKDTVEEFMSTVSSIMQLMEVFLGIGLVVGIAGLGIITIRNVTERRQEIGVMRAIGFQRRMILEVFLLETSFVSLLGIVLGVLLGLVLSWRMYDWGGFSENSPFVIPWGEILLLITIAFAITLVSTLPPSRKASRLAPAEALRKID; encoded by the coding sequence TTGAACGGACTTGGCCAGCTCCTGATTCTTGTCTTGGTCTCCCTCGCCGTCATCGGAGTATTGGCGGCCAGGAGGAAGACCCTCGCCAAGATGTCGATGAGAAACATCGTGAGGAAGAAGAGGTACACGATCCTTGTCGTGTCCGGACTGCTGGTTTCAACGGCAATGATCTCGGGTTCCCTCGTGGTTGCTGACACTCTTGACTACATAATCAAGCAGGACACTTTCGACTCGACCGGCAATGTCGACGAAGTCGTGTCCATCTTGGACGATGCCGGCAGGTACACCTACTTCAACCAGTCTGTGGCCTACGACCTCATCTCTCTCGTGGACTCCGGGTCCATGAGGTACGTCGACGGGGCAGCTCCTGCGATCAGAGAGGGAGTGACTGTGATCAATCCAACGACTGGCGCGTCTGCCCCGACGGGTATGATCTTCGGATTCAATCCGGATCACCATCTCGACACGCTCCTGAAGGCCGATGGCTCACAGATATCCGGAACGGACATCAGCGGAGGCATGGCGGTCATCAACAAAGAGATGGCGGACAAGATTGAGGCTGTGGTCGGCGACACAGTGCTCGTGATCCAGCAATCCGGCATCCCTACTCAACTCCGAGTGTCTGCCGTCGCGAAGGATACAGGAATGGCACTGTGGCGAGGGACCGAGACACTGTTCGTGGACATCTCGTTCGCCCAGTCGTTATACTCACAGCCTGGGCTGATCAACAGCCTGGACGTCTCCAACAAGGGAGGCATCGAGTCTGGCTACAAGGTCGCAGACCAGGCGATTCAAGAACTTAGAGAGAAGCTGCCCTCAGGATACGATTTCGATTTCTGGGCTATCAAGGCAGACGGGATCAAAGCTGCTCAGCAGACTTCCGACCAGGTCTCCCAAATCTTCATCATAATGAGCTCGTTCGCGATCATAGCCGGTGTGGCACTCATCATCAACATCTTTGTAATGCTGGCCGAGGAGAGGAAGCCTGAGATGGGCATCTCCAGGGCAATAGGCATGCAGAGACGTGACCTCACGCAGAGCTTCATGTTCGAGGGGGTCGTCTACGCCCTGCTCGCGTCCGTCGTTGGCGCGTTCGCGGGCCTTGCCGTCGCGAGCCTGATGATAGTGCTGTTCTCGTCGGTCTTCACAGGATCGGGAATGACCTGGTCCCTACACTTCACCTGGGCCAGCCTGGTGGTCGCAGCCTGTGCGGGTTTCTTGATAACGCTCCTTACCGTCGCGGTTGCGTCGTGGCGCGTTAGCAAGCTCAACATAGTGCGAGCCATCAGGGACATCCCGGAGCCGATGCTGACCAAGTCGGAGAAGAGGTATATCGTCCCAGGCATCGTTCTGGCGGTGCTGGGATTGCTGATGACGCTCCAAGGAGCGGCGTCGTTGCAGGTCGCCTGGACCACGCTCGGCCCATGCCTCATGGCCCTCGGCGGCGCCATGGTGTCCCTCCGGTTCGTGGGGCCACGCGTACCCTTCTCAATCGTCGGTGCCTTCATGATATACTGGCAGACTGACCCATTCGACATAAACGGGAGGCTCTTCGGCAACTTGTCGGGCGGGATCGAGATGTTCATCGTCTCCGGCCTCGTGCTCGTGACCGGAGGAGTCCTACTGGCTATGTTCAACAGCGACCTCATGCTGGCGGGTCTTGTGGCGTTCTTCGGCAGACGGAAATCACTCCTGCCGGTCTTCAGGACGGCCATCAGCTACCCGATGAACAAGAAGTTCAGGACGGCGCTGTCTCTGTTCATCTTCTCATTGATCATGTTCACGGTTGTCGTCATCGCAATGATAGCGTCCTTCCAGAGGGAGAGCGTGGACACCATAGCTCAGAAGTACTCGGGCGGCTTCGAAATCATCGGCTTCTCGATGAGGAACATACGCGTGGAGAACGTCACTGCTGGGATGGTGAGCGTCAACGACGCGCTGGGAGAGAACGCGGTGAAGAACATCGAGACAGCGACCACGGCCCCGATCGACCTCATGAAGATTGGAGACAACGAGTCGAATCCTTCGACTCTGATAGGGTTCAGCGACTCCATGCTGTCTGCTGGAGACTTCTCCCTGCAGAAGCGAGCCGAGGGATACGCCACCGACGCCGATGTTTGGAAGGCGATTTCCTCGGATCCTACGCTCGCCGTCATGGACGGGAGTGTTGTGTCTCAGATTTACGGACCTCAGTACGGAACGTTCTTCGTAGACGTAGGCGACCAGATAAGTGTGGAGTTTCAGAACGGGAATTCGACTCGAGTGACCGTGGTCGGAATCATGGACCAGATATTCCTCCAAGGAGTGTTCACATCGGCAACGTACGTGGTCTCTGGAGCTGTCCACGTAGACACGAACATCTTCTACGTCGCCACATCGCTCAGCTCCTCGCTGACCGACGCCGACGTCGCCAAGCAGCTTGAGAAGCAGTTCGTGGAATACGGATTCATGACATTCGTGATCAAGGACACCGTAGAGGAGTTCATGAGCACCGTCTCATCCATAATGCAGCTCATGGAGGTGTTCCTGGGCATAGGCCTCGTCGTCGGTATAGCTGGCCTGGGGATAATAACGATAAGGAACGTCACGGAGAGGCGTCAGGAGATTGGCGTCATGCGGGCGATAGGGTTCCAGCGCCGGATGATACTAGAGGTGTTCCTGCTGGAGACATCGTTCGTCTCGCTCCTGGGAATCGTCCTCGGCGTGCTCCTCGGCCTCGTGCTCTCATGGAGGATGTACGATTGGGGAGGGTTCTCTGAGAACTCGCCGTTTGTCATCCCGTGGGGCGAGATACTGCTGCTCATAACAATCGCGTTCGCCATCACGCTGGTTTCGACGCTCCCGCCGTCGCGGAAAGCCTCCAGACTGGCCCCGGCTGAGGCTTTAAGAAAGATAGACTGA
- the ribC gene encoding riboflavin synthase, whose protein sequence is MRRIGVADTTFARVDMGGFAIDELKRTGTGFKVERYTVPGVKDLPVAAKRLLEERDCDIVIALGMPGAQEIDKMCAHEASTGLIRVQLLTNKHVIEVFVHEDEAKSEKELARLAERRAREHAMNAYDLLFRPERLAKNAGRGLRQGFEDVGPAN, encoded by the coding sequence GTGAGGAGAATCGGCGTAGCGGACACTACCTTCGCGAGGGTGGACATGGGGGGGTTCGCCATTGACGAGCTCAAGAGGACCGGGACAGGATTCAAAGTAGAAAGATACACGGTCCCTGGAGTGAAGGATCTCCCCGTAGCGGCCAAGAGGCTACTAGAGGAGCGAGACTGCGACATCGTCATCGCCCTGGGGATGCCGGGCGCACAGGAGATCGATAAGATGTGCGCGCACGAGGCTTCCACGGGTCTGATCCGAGTCCAACTTCTTACGAACAAGCACGTGATAGAGGTGTTCGTCCACGAGGACGAGGCAAAGAGCGAGAAGGAGCTGGCAAGGCTTGCCGAGAGGAGGGCACGTGAGCACGCGATGAACGCGTATGACCTCCTTTTCAGGCCAGAGAGGCTTGCCAAGAACGCAGGCAGAGGCCTCCGACAAGGCTTTGAGGACGTTGGACCGGCTAACTGA
- a CDS encoding ABC transporter ATP-binding protein produces MGIIEVKAVKKTYDSGKVKVDALKGVNLSVKEGEMVAVMGPSGCGKTTLLNCVSGLDDLSEGEVYIRGKPLSKMSDRERTTYRAEKIGFIFQAYNLLPVLTSVENVELPLLISGTSPKEARKRALEALASVGLEDWQTHKPAELSGGQQQRVTIARSLVNKPEIVFGDEPTGNLDSEASKDIMDLLRKLNKQNKQTFIIVTHDYNVGHLADRIVVMKDGLIEKEFTPAPF; encoded by the coding sequence ATGGGCATCATCGAGGTCAAGGCAGTCAAGAAGACCTATGACTCTGGAAAAGTCAAAGTGGATGCCCTGAAGGGAGTGAACCTCTCCGTCAAAGAGGGGGAGATGGTTGCTGTCATGGGCCCGTCTGGCTGCGGCAAGACGACCCTTCTCAACTGCGTCTCTGGCTTGGATGATCTGAGCGAGGGCGAAGTGTATATCCGTGGCAAGCCCCTCTCGAAGATGTCTGACCGCGAGAGGACGACCTACAGGGCGGAGAAGATTGGGTTCATATTCCAAGCGTACAATCTCCTTCCAGTGTTGACATCAGTCGAGAACGTCGAGCTACCTCTGCTCATTTCGGGGACATCGCCGAAGGAGGCCAGGAAGAGGGCCTTGGAAGCCCTTGCATCCGTGGGTCTCGAGGACTGGCAGACTCACAAGCCAGCGGAGCTTTCGGGAGGCCAGCAGCAGAGGGTGACGATTGCCAGATCCCTCGTGAACAAGCCCGAGATCGTGTTCGGGGACGAGCCCACTGGGAACCTGGACAGCGAGGCCTCTAAGGACATAATGGACCTGCTCCGGAAGCTCAACAAGCAGAACAAGCAGACGTTCATCATAGTCACTCACGACTACAACGTCGGCCACCTGGCTGACCGCATTGTGGTGATGAAGGACGGCCTGATCGAGAAGGAGTTCACGCCCGCGCCTTTCTGA
- the ribH gene encoding 6,7-dimethyl-8-ribityllumazine synthase, translated as MAGRMKIGIVCSEYNFDITQMMLERAKEHAKFLDVEVAKVVMTPGVYDIPLAVKRLVKDKNIDGVVTIGAVIEGETEHDQIIIGQAARKITDLAVEYEKPISLGISGPGMTRLQAEDRIERAKDAVESVVKQWKAMK; from the coding sequence ATGGCAGGAAGAATGAAGATAGGCATCGTCTGCAGCGAGTACAACTTCGACATCACGCAGATGATGCTGGAGAGGGCAAAGGAGCACGCGAAATTCTTGGACGTTGAGGTGGCCAAGGTCGTCATGACGCCGGGAGTCTACGACATCCCGCTCGCCGTCAAGAGGCTCGTGAAGGACAAGAACATCGATGGAGTCGTGACCATAGGCGCGGTCATCGAGGGCGAGACGGAGCACGACCAGATCATCATCGGCCAGGCAGCCAGGAAGATCACGGACCTCGCGGTGGAGTACGAGAAGCCGATCAGTCTTGGCATCTCAGGGCCGGGGATGACGAGGCTGCAGGCTGAGGACAGGATCGAGAGGGCCAAGGACGCCGTCGAGTCCGTCGTGAAGCAGTGGAAGGCCATGAAGTAG
- a CDS encoding FAD synthase, with protein MVRVMATGVFDIIHLGHLHYLEESKKLGDELVVVVATDATVRKRKHEPITPAKMRCELVASLKPVDKAVIGNESGDIFDIVKDLKPDIITIGYDQPFKEQDLKKELDKRGLKVKVVRMPHLDHDLDGTRKIINKIIEFHTVDKKLKEVEQR; from the coding sequence ATGGTTCGCGTAATGGCCACAGGGGTTTTCGACATCATCCACCTAGGCCACCTTCACTATCTGGAAGAGTCCAAGAAGCTGGGAGACGAGCTCGTAGTGGTGGTGGCGACGGACGCGACCGTGAGGAAGAGAAAGCACGAACCGATCACCCCCGCGAAAATGAGATGCGAACTCGTCGCTTCGCTCAAACCGGTAGACAAAGCTGTGATCGGAAACGAAAGCGGGGACATCTTCGATATCGTGAAGGATCTCAAGCCTGACATAATCACGATAGGATACGACCAGCCATTCAAGGAGCAAGACCTCAAGAAGGAGCTGGACAAAAGGGGGTTGAAGGTGAAGGTAGTCAGGATGCCGCACCTTGACCACGACCTCGACGGTACGAGGAAGATCATCAACAAGATCATCGAATTCCACACTGTCGACAAGAAACTCAAGGAGGTCGAGCAGCGGTGA
- a CDS encoding replication factor C small subunit, with protein sequence MQDVWVEKYRPKKLSDIIGQKHIVERLSAYVKTRGMPHMLFAGPAGSGKTTCAIALGRELYGEQWRDCLIELNASDERGIDIVRGKIKDFARAASFGSADFKIIFLDEADSLTSDAQAALRRTMERYTQTCRFILSCNYSSKIIEPIQSRCAVFRFKALGEADVKSYLRLVAASERVDLTDDGLVSICELAVGDLRKATNILQVSASLGRRVDEDAVFESTENIRPSEVQDLLTTALSGNFTAARSRLDDLIVRHGLSGEDIVSGIHRAVFDLPVSEESKIRLIDRVGEAEFRMVSGASDRIQLEALLAHFAHEGKKPK encoded by the coding sequence ATGCAGGACGTCTGGGTGGAGAAGTATCGGCCTAAGAAACTCTCCGATATCATAGGACAGAAGCACATTGTCGAGCGTCTGTCCGCCTATGTGAAGACACGCGGCATGCCGCACATGCTCTTCGCGGGTCCTGCGGGGTCAGGAAAGACCACCTGCGCGATCGCGCTCGGTCGGGAGCTTTACGGCGAGCAATGGCGAGACTGCCTGATCGAGCTGAACGCATCCGACGAACGAGGCATAGATATCGTCCGTGGAAAAATCAAGGACTTTGCTAGAGCTGCGTCATTTGGATCTGCGGATTTCAAGATCATATTCCTGGATGAGGCCGATTCGCTCACGTCTGATGCACAGGCCGCCCTGAGAAGGACTATGGAGCGCTACACGCAGACATGTAGATTCATTCTCTCCTGCAATTACTCCTCGAAGATAATCGAACCGATCCAGTCCAGGTGCGCTGTCTTCAGGTTCAAGGCTCTCGGAGAGGCCGATGTGAAGTCATATCTGAGGCTTGTCGCTGCGTCGGAGCGTGTCGACTTGACTGATGACGGTCTTGTGTCGATATGCGAGCTTGCGGTTGGCGACCTTAGGAAAGCGACGAATATTCTGCAGGTTTCAGCTTCCCTCGGCAGGCGCGTGGACGAGGACGCGGTTTTCGAATCCACAGAGAACATCAGGCCGTCTGAGGTCCAAGACCTTCTGACGACAGCTCTATCAGGGAACTTCACTGCGGCTCGCTCTCGATTGGACGATTTGATTGTAAGACATGGCCTCTCAGGCGAGGACATAGTCTCGGGGATACACCGAGCTGTCTTCGACCTACCCGTCAGTGAGGAATCGAAGATAAGGCTGATTGACCGGGTTGGCGAAGCGGAGTTCAGAATGGTCTCAGGAGCCAGCGACAGGATACAGTTGGAAGCGCTATTGGCTCACTTTGCTCACGAGGGCAAGAAGCCCAAATAG
- a CDS encoding serine hydroxymethyltransferase: protein MVRDLTRKHSGWFKDSIPLIASENVMSPAAREVINSDLNNRYAEGLPGRRYYQGNIYVDQIETICEELSREVFRCKFADVRSTSGTVSNMAVLMALTKPRDKMTTVALSDGGHISHAKIGATGMRGIRTFNYPFDEKNMNVDIQGARRLIKEVKPKVALFGQSVFLFPTPLDELKDVFAEVGCSTWYDAAHVLGLIAGNRFQDPLKEGIDVISGSTHKTLPGPQHGMILSDLQKDGLETALRRGVFPGVTSNHHLHSVAALAVTLAETKEFGEAYADQVIRNAKALGQALHERGMDVLCEHLGFTESHTIVVDVEEFHGGAKVAKDLESANIILNKNLLPWDSNPVKPCGIRIGSQELTRLGMKEKEMSDVAEFISRIVVKGEVPEKVKRDVVAFKRQFTKVHYCFFEGEEAYDYPEYDGDL, encoded by the coding sequence ATGGTCCGGGATCTGACGAGGAAGCACAGCGGCTGGTTCAAGGATTCTATCCCTCTCATAGCTTCTGAGAACGTGATGAGCCCAGCTGCCAGGGAGGTCATCAACTCCGACCTGAACAACAGGTACGCCGAGGGTCTGCCGGGCAGAAGATACTACCAGGGCAATATCTACGTCGATCAGATCGAGACGATTTGTGAAGAGCTCTCCAGGGAGGTCTTCAGGTGCAAGTTCGCTGATGTGCGATCCACATCTGGGACCGTGTCAAACATGGCCGTGCTGATGGCCCTCACCAAACCTCGAGACAAGATGACCACGGTCGCCCTATCCGATGGCGGCCACATCTCCCATGCGAAGATAGGCGCGACTGGAATGCGGGGAATCAGGACCTTCAACTACCCGTTCGACGAGAAGAACATGAACGTAGACATCCAAGGCGCCAGAAGGTTGATCAAGGAGGTCAAGCCCAAGGTAGCGCTTTTCGGTCAGTCAGTCTTCCTATTCCCCACGCCCTTGGACGAGCTCAAGGACGTCTTCGCGGAGGTCGGTTGCTCGACATGGTACGACGCTGCGCATGTCCTGGGGCTGATTGCGGGGAACAGGTTTCAGGACCCTTTGAAAGAGGGGATCGACGTGATCTCCGGCAGTACCCACAAGACTCTTCCAGGTCCGCAGCATGGCATGATCTTGTCGGACCTTCAGAAGGATGGCCTCGAGACCGCCCTGAGGCGCGGTGTGTTCCCGGGAGTAACGAGCAATCACCATCTCCATTCCGTTGCAGCCCTTGCAGTAACCCTGGCTGAGACAAAGGAGTTCGGCGAGGCCTATGCGGACCAGGTCATAAGGAATGCCAAGGCTTTGGGGCAGGCTCTCCACGAGCGAGGAATGGATGTCCTCTGCGAGCACCTGGGATTCACGGAATCGCACACGATCGTCGTGGATGTTGAGGAATTCCACGGAGGTGCGAAGGTCGCAAAGGATCTCGAGAGCGCGAACATCATACTCAACAAGAACCTCCTGCCTTGGGACTCCAACCCGGTCAAGCCCTGCGGGATCAGGATAGGCTCTCAGGAACTCACCAGACTTGGCATGAAGGAGAAGGAAATGAGCGATGTGGCAGAATTCATCTCCAGGATTGTCGTCAAGGGAGAGGTCCCTGAGAAGGTCAAGCGCGATGTTGTCGCGTTCAAGCGCCAGTTCACCAAGGTGCACTACTGCTTCTTCGAAGGCGAGGAGGCCTACGACTACCCAGAGTACGACGGCGACCTCTGA
- a CDS encoding ribbon-helix-helix domain-containing protein, with protein MTTKSARLNIRLPEDDMLELEAIRERTGLQSVSDVVREAIGAYLHDEVATWNSEKIKAIVPMALLEDVEMFIASGDATDISQAVTLALAGWIEEKKRYYLEGKEALRQKVSESVEERGMRKGMARTASRMRIQ; from the coding sequence ATGACAACGAAGAGCGCACGTCTCAACATACGACTGCCCGAAGACGACATGCTGGAGCTCGAAGCTATTCGCGAGCGCACTGGCCTCCAGAGCGTATCCGACGTCGTGAGGGAAGCGATCGGCGCCTACCTCCACGACGAAGTCGCGACCTGGAACTCGGAGAAGATCAAGGCGATCGTCCCCATGGCACTGCTCGAAGATGTCGAGATGTTCATAGCTAGTGGTGACGCCACGGACATCTCCCAAGCCGTAACGCTCGCCCTTGCTGGATGGATCGAGGAGAAGAAGCGCTACTACCTCGAGGGCAAGGAGGCTCTCCGCCAGAAGGTCTCGGAATCAGTCGAGGAGCGCGGGATGAGAAAAGGGATGGCTCGGACCGCGTCTCGAATGAGAATCCAATGA
- a CDS encoding TIGR00269 family protein — protein sequence MASCDKCGKRPVILIRYSGAHLCGDHFCDFVEKRVKHEIRRQIDLKGGERVAVAVSGGKDSTVALHLANKILGARRDLDLCAITVDEGIIGYRESSIPIVAEYCRSIGVEHVVVSFEDMFGSTMDEIAKRDRPLATCSYCGVLRRAAINRAAKRWHASYIATGLNLDDTAQSILMNFSRGDVERLARLGPHKRVQMKLVPRIQPLRTIPESETTLYALVNGLKFHDLECPYSPEALRNTYRSVVAQLEDKCPGTRHSILKSYEEILPTLERIYPSAKLRSCSCGEPTMSKKCKACELVDSLDDY from the coding sequence GTGGCGAGCTGCGACAAGTGCGGGAAGAGACCTGTGATCCTCATCAGGTACAGCGGCGCTCACCTTTGCGGAGACCACTTCTGCGATTTCGTCGAGAAGCGAGTCAAGCATGAGATCCGGCGACAGATTGATCTCAAAGGTGGCGAGAGGGTAGCAGTCGCGGTATCTGGCGGAAAGGACAGCACAGTGGCCCTCCATCTGGCCAACAAGATCCTCGGAGCTAGGAGGGACCTTGACTTGTGCGCAATCACCGTGGACGAAGGGATCATTGGGTACAGGGAATCGAGCATACCCATCGTAGCGGAGTACTGCCGCTCGATTGGCGTCGAGCACGTTGTGGTCTCGTTCGAAGACATGTTTGGCAGCACCATGGACGAGATCGCGAAGAGGGACAGGCCCTTAGCGACTTGCAGCTACTGCGGCGTCCTGAGGCGCGCAGCGATAAACAGAGCCGCCAAGAGATGGCACGCTAGCTACATTGCCACGGGTCTGAACCTAGATGACACCGCCCAGTCTATCTTGATGAACTTCTCCAGGGGAGATGTCGAGAGGTTGGCCCGGCTCGGGCCCCACAAGCGCGTCCAGATGAAGCTTGTCCCCAGGATTCAGCCTCTGAGGACGATTCCAGAGAGCGAAACCACGCTCTATGCTTTGGTGAATGGGCTCAAGTTCCACGACCTTGAGTGTCCCTATTCGCCTGAGGCGTTGAGGAACACTTACAGGTCTGTCGTTGCGCAGCTGGAGGACAAATGCCCTGGGACAAGGCATTCCATACTGAAGTCTTATGAAGAGATCCTTCCAACGCTCGAGAGAATCTACCCGAGCGCGAAGCTCAGAAGCTGCTCTTGCGGCGAACCGACCATGTCCAAGAAGTGCAAAGCGTGCGAGCTCGTCGATTCATTAGATGATTACTGA
- a CDS encoding bifunctional phosphoglucose/phosphomannose isomerase — protein sequence MLDSKESVRALDQKNMLGVIEEMPKHLADGLRRGRMTGLPRFTPKEVLVCGMGGSAIGGDLLEEWMSVSSEVPCRVCRSYTVPAHVGKDSLVIVSSYSGNTEESLSMFEDARKKRAKLVAVSSGGQLAKMSETCEIPFARIPTGLMPRASLGYTFGALMGVLERTGIAKPDKQLEEAVRVMGKTIAYCKQSVPTNDNPAKMLAHELFTCVPVIIGYDLSRPVAKRWSNQMNENGKVLAFSAELPELDHNEIVGWVKDPRSKGFAVVFLEHDTRTSPMRARIAATKDMIGKATAVYSVEAIGLSPLAKMFSLLLMGDYASTYMGFLRHVDPSSNEPIDELKAILSKK from the coding sequence ATGCTAGACTCCAAGGAGAGCGTGCGCGCCCTGGACCAGAAGAACATGTTGGGTGTTATTGAGGAGATGCCCAAACACCTGGCAGACGGCCTGAGGCGCGGGCGCATGACTGGCCTGCCCCGGTTCACCCCCAAGGAGGTCTTGGTGTGCGGGATGGGCGGTTCTGCCATTGGCGGCGACCTCTTGGAGGAGTGGATGTCGGTCTCGTCCGAGGTTCCGTGCCGTGTGTGCAGATCGTACACGGTGCCGGCGCATGTGGGGAAGGATTCACTAGTGATAGTCTCGAGCTACTCCGGCAACACTGAGGAGAGCTTGAGCATGTTCGAGGACGCGCGTAAGAAGAGGGCAAAACTCGTGGCTGTCTCCTCAGGAGGCCAGCTGGCCAAGATGAGTGAGACATGCGAGATACCGTTCGCCAGAATCCCAACCGGGCTTATGCCCAGGGCTTCGCTTGGGTACACTTTCGGCGCATTGATGGGCGTGCTAGAGCGCACAGGAATCGCCAAGCCGGACAAGCAGCTCGAGGAGGCGGTCAGGGTCATGGGTAAGACGATCGCCTACTGCAAACAGTCAGTCCCAACGAATGACAACCCAGCCAAGATGCTAGCACACGAGCTCTTCACGTGCGTACCAGTCATCATAGGATACGATCTGTCGAGGCCAGTCGCCAAGAGATGGTCAAACCAGATGAACGAGAACGGTAAGGTGCTGGCGTTCAGCGCGGAGCTGCCCGAGCTGGACCACAACGAGATAGTCGGCTGGGTGAAGGACCCCAGAAGCAAAGGGTTCGCGGTCGTGTTCTTGGAGCACGACACGCGCACGAGCCCGATGCGCGCGCGCATCGCGGCCACGAAGGACATGATTGGCAAGGCCACAGCCGTCTACTCCGTTGAGGCAATCGGCCTCTCCCCGCTGGCCAAGATGTTCTCCCTGCTTCTAATGGGGGACTACGCCAGCACTTACATGGGGTTTCTGAGGCACGTTGATCCTTCATCGAACGAGCCAATAGACGAACTCAAGGCGATTTTGTCCAAAAAGTGA
- the ribB gene encoding 3,4-dihydroxy-2-butanone-4-phosphate synthase yields the protein MMASAAVMKALQELKQGRIVLVYDADGREEETDMVVASEFVAPAVIRLLRKDAGGLICTTADTRIQRALGLPFLTELFLGMAEHYPVMRSLIPNDIPYDVKSAFGITINHRKTFTGITDNDRALTVKEFAELSKRALTSEDGWAKREFGKCFRAPGHIHLLNTSERILETRLGHTELATALVIMAGLVPSATVCEMMGEDGKALSKEEAKAYAKKQGLVFLEGAQVVDAWKESGKR from the coding sequence ATGATGGCTTCAGCTGCCGTGATGAAGGCGCTCCAGGAACTCAAGCAGGGCCGCATCGTGTTAGTCTACGACGCAGATGGCCGCGAGGAGGAGACCGACATGGTCGTCGCCTCGGAGTTCGTCGCACCCGCGGTCATCAGGCTCCTCAGGAAGGATGCTGGTGGCCTGATCTGCACCACTGCAGACACCAGGATCCAGCGCGCCCTCGGCCTCCCGTTCCTCACTGAGCTCTTCCTCGGAATGGCCGAGCATTATCCAGTCATGCGAAGCCTAATCCCCAACGACATCCCATACGATGTGAAGTCAGCATTCGGAATCACGATCAACCACAGGAAGACTTTCACTGGAATAACGGACAACGACCGCGCCCTCACTGTCAAGGAGTTCGCGGAGCTGTCGAAGCGCGCCCTCACTTCCGAGGACGGATGGGCGAAGAGGGAGTTCGGGAAGTGTTTCAGGGCACCCGGGCACATACATCTACTGAATACTTCCGAGCGCATACTTGAGACGCGGCTCGGGCATACAGAATTAGCGACTGCGCTTGTGATCATGGCGGGGCTGGTTCCCTCCGCAACCGTCTGCGAGATGATGGGCGAAGATGGAAAGGCACTCTCGAAGGAGGAGGCAAAAGCCTATGCGAAGAAGCAGGGGCTCGTGTTCCTAGAGGGAGCTCAGGTCGTCGATGCCTGGAAAGAGTCCGGGAAAAGGTGA